One Megamonas hypermegale genomic window carries:
- the glyS gene encoding glycine--tRNA ligase subunit beta, translating to MAKDLLLEIGTEEVPAHFMPGILAQLKEKADAKFKEMRLEFEDITTLGTPRRTALLVKNLAEKQTGASSEYKGPSVAIAFDADGNPTKAAMGFARGKKIDVKDLVVKDGYVYAVSKEEGKDTAQLLPELLKNLIENLTFPKNMRWGDLDFRFVRPLRWIVALFDTDVMEFTVANVKSGRVSRGHRFLSDGDFTIAKASDYVADCEKASIIVDQNRRRDMIKEQIEKLAAQHNGHAEITEDLLEEVTYLVEYPTALCGSFEDKYLKLPKEAVITPMRDHQRYFPVLDDNNNLLPLFITVRNGGDYCLKTVQHGNERVLRARLADAQFFFDEDRKHKLEDYVEKLKTVVFQEGLGTIYDKANRLEELAAFIGEKTGANDVDIAVAKRAAKLAKADLVTAMVCEFTELQGIMGREYALLDGENPAVATAIYEHYMPRFAGDVEPSTTAGRLVSLADKMDNIVATFSRGLVPTGSQDPFALRRQALGIVYTMIEADYKIPLYEVADKAMDLLNITDEAKRAEIQKNLEDFFMLRLKNILSENNIRYDIIDAVLRHVGSIADAYAKACATAEEISSGKLNDAIQAFVRVNNISKKAENTTINPALFILDEEKALYETYGTVESKVHDAIVKVDYVKAIEEMQALTAPINNFFDNVMVMDKDEQIKNNRLALLKNIDNLVKTIADFSKIVL from the coding sequence ATGGCTAAAGATTTATTATTAGAAATTGGTACAGAAGAAGTTCCTGCTCATTTTATGCCAGGAATTTTAGCTCAATTAAAAGAAAAAGCAGACGCAAAATTTAAAGAAATGCGTCTTGAATTTGAAGATATAACAACACTTGGCACACCTAGAAGAACTGCTTTACTCGTTAAAAATTTAGCAGAAAAACAAACTGGTGCTTCAAGCGAATACAAAGGCCCTTCTGTTGCTATTGCATTTGATGCTGATGGCAATCCAACAAAAGCAGCTATGGGCTTTGCTCGTGGCAAAAAAATAGATGTTAAAGACTTAGTTGTAAAAGACGGCTATGTTTATGCAGTAAGCAAAGAAGAAGGCAAAGACACTGCACAGCTTTTACCAGAATTATTAAAAAATCTTATCGAAAACCTCACATTCCCTAAAAATATGCGTTGGGGGGATTTAGATTTCCGTTTTGTTCGTCCACTTCGCTGGATTGTAGCACTTTTCGATACTGATGTTATGGAATTTACTGTTGCAAATGTAAAATCTGGCAGAGTATCCCGTGGTCATCGTTTCTTAAGTGATGGCGATTTCACTATCGCTAAAGCAAGCGATTACGTTGCAGATTGCGAAAAAGCTTCTATTATCGTTGACCAGAACAGACGCCGCGATATGATTAAAGAACAGATTGAAAAACTCGCAGCTCAGCACAATGGTCATGCTGAAATCACAGAAGATTTATTAGAAGAAGTAACTTATCTCGTTGAATATCCTACAGCACTTTGCGGTAGCTTTGAAGACAAATACCTTAAATTACCAAAAGAAGCTGTAATCACTCCAATGCGCGACCATCAGCGTTATTTCCCTGTACTCGATGACAACAATAACTTATTGCCATTGTTCATAACTGTAAGAAATGGCGGCGATTATTGCCTCAAAACAGTACAGCATGGTAATGAACGTGTACTTCGTGCTAGACTTGCTGATGCGCAATTCTTCTTTGATGAAGATAGAAAACATAAATTAGAAGATTATGTAGAAAAATTGAAAACTGTAGTATTCCAAGAAGGTTTGGGAACTATTTACGATAAAGCAAATCGCTTGGAAGAACTCGCTGCTTTCATCGGTGAAAAAACAGGCGCAAATGATGTTGATATCGCTGTAGCTAAACGCGCTGCAAAACTTGCTAAAGCTGACCTTGTAACAGCTATGGTATGCGAATTCACAGAACTTCAAGGTATTATGGGACGTGAATATGCACTCTTAGATGGTGAAAATCCAGCAGTAGCAACAGCAATTTATGAACATTATATGCCACGTTTTGCAGGTGATGTTGAACCATCAACAACAGCAGGCAGACTCGTTTCTCTCGCAGATAAAATGGATAATATCGTGGCTACATTCAGCCGCGGACTCGTGCCTACAGGCTCTCAAGACCCATTTGCATTACGCCGTCAAGCTCTCGGTATCGTTTATACAATGATTGAAGCTGATTATAAAATTCCTTTATATGAAGTTGCAGACAAAGCTATGGATTTACTCAATATCACAGATGAAGCTAAACGCGCTGAAATCCAGAAAAACTTGGAAGACTTCTTCATGCTCCGCTTGAAAAATATCCTCAGCGAAAATAACATTCGCTATGATATCATTGATGCAGTTTTAAGACATGTAGGCAGCATTGCTGATGCTTATGCTAAAGCTTGCGCAACAGCAGAAGAAATCAGCTCTGGCAAACTCAACGATGCAATTCAAGCTTTTGTTCGTGTAAACAATATCAGCAAAAAAGCAGAAAACACTACAATAAATCCAGCATTATTCATACTCGATGAAGAAAAAGCTTTATATGAAACATACGGTACAGTTGAAAGCAAAGTACATGATGCTATCGTTAAAGTGGATTATGTAAAAGCTATTGAAGAAATGCAGGCACTCACTGCACCAATCAACAATTTCTTCGATAATGTAATGGTTATGGATAAAGATGAACAGATTAAAAACAATCGTCTTGCTCTCTTGAAAAATATCGAT